The Mustela nigripes isolate SB6536 chromosome 6, MUSNIG.SB6536, whole genome shotgun sequence DNA window TTTGGGAGTGAAGACATGGCAGCCTGGGAGGACCCCACTGTCTCCCTCCCTAGGATAACTCTGGAGCAAACTGCACAGCACTGGGGAGCCTGAAGCCTGTACTCCTAGTGGGAAAGGCGGGAGGAGAGCTGGGAACGGCAAGGCTGCTCTTTCTGGCCAGTCCCAGGGTTCACTGCCCTTTTCCCAGAGATGGGTCTCCTGGCGGCAGCCTTGTTGGCAGGAGCAGCTGGCCTCAAGGGCCTCATTAAACCAAGGGCAGAGAAACAGTCCCAGGTTCCCAAGAAGTGAGGATAGGTGGAGAAGCACGTGTGCAGCCTGGACAGAAATAGTCAttcttcaacaaacatttactgagtgcctactatatgtAAAGCTAAGCCTTGGGATACAAAGACCTGACCTCACAGGCTCTCCAGGCTAATGGGGGAATTAAAATCCACAAATTCCATCTGTGAGAAACATTACAAAGGGAGCTAAGGGAAGGGGTGCTGGGCTGAGCCCAGTGTGCAGAATGAAGAGTtcaaagaaggggcgcctgggtggctcagtgggttaaaacctctgccttccgctcaggtcataatcccagggtcctgggatgaagccccgcgcatcaggctctctgctcggcagggagcctgcttcctcctctttctctgcctgcttctctacctacttgtactctctgtctgtcaaataaataaataaaatcttaaaaaaaaaaaaaaaagagtacaaagaagtcagagagggcttcctggaggaggcaaacCGCACATTAATTACAGGATATGTATGGAATTTCAGACTTAAATACAaacctctctcccaaataaagagTAGTTCTGAAAAAGTATCCAGTTATCCAGGCTGGCTAGAAAAAGAGGACAAAGAGGAGTCTCGGGGTGTGGGGGTGCTGAGCAGGAGCCAAGGTGTGGAGGCAAACAGCAGCGTGCTGTGAGCAGTACAAACAGGGGCATGGGGGCAGCAGATGTGCCGAGTGGGGGATGAGGCTAAAGACCAAGCAGTGGCCAGGTCCCCTGGGCTGTGCATCACCTTAGAAAGTTTGGGCTTGGGGCgcctgagcctgggtggctcagtgggttaagcctctgccttcagctcaggtcatgatctcagggtcctgggatcgagccctacctcgggctctctgctcagtggggagcctgcttccccctctctctctgcctgcctctctgcctacttgtaatctctgtcaaataaataaaatctttaaaaaagaagaaaaaagaaagtttgggcTTTATCAAGTAAGCGACAATACGCGGCTGTGCTTTGATTGATTTTAAACAGGAGTAACAGAGTTAGTTTTGTTTCACTTTGGAGCTCCTCAGACTTCGACTTATATGCACAAATCATCAGGGCATCTTGTTAAAAGGAAGCTTCTGATTCAGTTAAGTGTCGCTTCCAAGTGACATTAAGGCTACCGATCTGAGGATCACACTCTGAATCGTGAGGGTTTTAGATTCATCACTGGCCTTGAGCAGGTGTATGTGGGAGGAAACAGTACTGGAGGCAGTTTCTTGGGAATTTAGGGAGGGCGGTCTGGTGACCCAGACAGCTGGGGTGAGGCTTGAACAAAACCAGTAAGACAAAGCAGGGGTGGACTGGATAAATACAGAAGACAAAGCTGACGGAACTTAGGAAGTGAAGTGACCAGACAGAGTAAAGGTGGTTTCAGGTGGGGAAGAGTTCAAGCATCCTAGTTTTGAGGATgtgacttcttttgttttctgttgttgttactgattttttttttttttttttcatcacatcACCAACCCTGGGATCTGCAGTACACGGAAGGGTGAGGTCAAAGGggtaacagaaaaaaagtaaaaaataatgttCTAGACCGGCGATAAAAGCTCCCCAATCATACTAGTTTCTGAGACGTCCTGTCACCTATAGGTCAGTCTAATCTAAAAGGGACTGTTCTCCtgttcccatttcttcattgcTGAGCCATCCTCTGGGGTCCCCCGAAACTGGCATgatgtgatcttggggttgagtcTGCTATAACGCTCTGACTGCTGGTTCCTTACTCTAGTGAGATGCAGgactggggtggggttgggaggggggacATTGTGGGATGACTCCCAGGCGGGAGAACTGAGTGGCCTGGATACTCGGGTTTAGACCCGTCTGCCTTCTTTATTTTGGGACGGAGCCAGCAGCCGCATAGCGTGATCCAGAGACGCCTGGTGGAAGGAAACCAGAGTCGGCTTCAGGGGGAGTCTCCCCTGGTGCAGGCCCAGATTCACGgccaggagagcaggaggaagaccAGCAAGACAGAGACTCTGGCTCTTCTGGTCAACTGCAAGGTGAGAAGGCCCCCCCAACCCACCACGGCACAGGCTTTCACGAACAGTCCTGCCTGTGACTGGCGCACTTCTGCCAGCCCCTTTTCTCCCCTGGGcggtgggagaaggagggagggagaaaaggcacCTCTCCCCGCGGCTTGGACCAAAAAATGGAATCCTGTACATTCTTtactctctgcctcttctctccgtGCTGTTCCACCTGTCATGGtcattcctccttccttttatCAAATATAATCTTCGAATGTGAATGTGTAAATGCTCTTCAATGTCTTGTATGTCCATGGACCACCGTGCATGTAGGCAGCCTgcaaccccacccccaacctacACACTCAGAAAAAGCTCGTGCATTCCAAGGTGACAGCCTCATATGGTCCCTCCTTCTTGAAACCCTCTCTGACTTCCCCAGGAGGAAacagcctctcctccctcttgTCTAGGGCACTTCACACCCAGTCCTTTCGTAGACCTTAACACTCGCTAGTGTGCACTAGTTACTGACACTTCCCTCACGCGCAAGCTCAGCCTTTACCCCTGTGCCTCCCAGCCACAAATCtcacacacagcaggtgctcaacagACGTCTGGGATGAGAAAATTACGTGCATTTGGGGTATCCAATCGTCACCCTATATGTCTGTGTATATCCAGAAGAAAGCGAACCAGTCTTCGTTTCCGTGGTAAGCTTGGCGCTTACCCACATCTGAAGTTCCCCGCAGGGCGGCCTGGTCTCACCCCCTCCTCTATGCCTCATCCAGACCTCTCTAAGCCAGGCCCTCAGCTTCCCAAGAATTCCTCTCCATGAGCAGATCTCCATTTCTGGCCAAGTTATTCCCAAGAGTATGGACTCCCCACGGGCAGCTCTACTTCCTTTTTGGATTCCTTCCTCTAAGAGCTGGTGTGGCCTCAACTGGACAAGTGCCATAAAAATCACTTGGAAAGATTCAATTCTTTCCTTTCACTCGTTTCGGAGAGGGAATCATCCAAGGCTGGGAAAGGTGAAGGATCCAAGCCCAATCCATTTTCCCGGGGGGCTCATGGAGTCTCCCATGACCCTCTTTCTCAGTGCCGAGACCAGGAGCTTCGGGTGGCCGTGGACACAGGCACCCACCACAACCAGATCTCTGCTGGATGCCTCAGCCGCCTGGGGTAAGGGCCCAGCCCAAAAGAATGGATGGcggaaaaaattcaaaaaatattctgaaatgacATAGTAGTAGTTGTATGACTCTATgatacactaaaaaccactgcATTTATAAAAGGGTGACTTTTAGGGTATATCTAGTATATATCAAGAAAGCTGTAGTTAAAAAATGAGGGGGGCTCTGATAGCAAAGACAAGGATTTCGACACCACATGGGGCCAGGTTATTGGATGAGAACCCaagtgtggtggggaggggtatcAGCTGACtaaggggctggagctggggctggggctgggggctgtgggggccaTAACCTTTGCTTCCTAATCACAGGTTAGGGAAGAAGGTCCTCAAAGCCCCGGGTGGGGGCCTGGCACCTGGGCCCCCCACCCAGGTAGAGCAGCTAGAGCTACAGCTGGGCCAGGAGACAGTGGCCTGCTCGGCCCAGGTGGTGGGTGAGTCCTGCCTTCATTCCCAGCCCTCTTCGTCCTCTTCCACCTTCCTCTCCCGGCTGGGGCAAAGGCTGGCACCCTACGGGGTGTCCCCAGTCCCTGGGTCTGGATCTTCAGACCtgcgggagggggagggcagacaGCAGGGAGCATTGGCAGGAGGGCACCGGGACCGCTGGGGGCCCCTCCAGCCTCTTCTGTTTTCAAACGATTCCGGCAGACGTGGAGAGTCCCGAGTTCTGTCTTGGACTACAGACTCTACTTTCTCTCAAGGTAAGGAGGATGCTAGCGCTTGACCCCCACTTGGGGGCCTCACCCAGAGGGCTGGGAAAAGGGGGTTAAAAGGCACAGGTGTGGTCAGCTTCTGATAAGGAAGACCTGGAGATGTCTTGATTTCACCTTTGCTTCCTTAGAGGTTTCTCATTTGCCCACAAGCAAAAAATAAGAACCAGATCCCACtgcccacccaacccccacccccagcccaggacTCCAGGCGAATGGAAGCCAGGGGGAAGAGCAAGGAGTAGGGGGAGCCTGTGGGAAGTGGGAGGGCCCCCCGagaggggctccctgctgagagacgCTTgtgtcccctccctgtccccacagtGCTGCATAGACCTGGATCGTGGAGTACTACGTCTGAGAGCCCCCT harbors:
- the NRIP2 gene encoding nuclear receptor-interacting protein 2, with protein sequence MEGRTVRQPPPCSSSSPSPAGAISTRQEARREEGDSRRRGQEAAPGDRAPLSQQRRLRQATQFLHKDSADLLPLDSLKRLGTSKDLQPHSVIQRRLVEGNQSRLQGESPLVQAQIHGQESRRKTSKTETLALLVNCKCRDQELRVAVDTGTHHNQISAGCLSRLGLGKKVLKAPGGGLAPGPPTQVEQLELQLGQETVACSAQVVDVESPEFCLGLQTLLSLKCCIDLDRGVLRLRAPFPELPFLPLYQEPGQ